The Aedes aegypti strain LVP_AGWG chromosome 3, AaegL5.0 Primary Assembly, whole genome shotgun sequence genome contains a region encoding:
- the LOC110679716 gene encoding enhancer of split malpha protein-like: MHSHGYNVAHSNNSINENKYNNMKLMKSSPVYKLKKILKPIAALLKSKKEAKRIKDTQEQFYYVPEQNFVPDYDYDNDANERLEAQLLSEIAECHANAAIIVYEDNQVQIQPVEPEEQYVPVHFARTEAGTFFWTTMAREADSDLIQPCHCFSDHQVPQQEFCDRWAQA, translated from the coding sequence ATGCATTCTCACGGATACAACGTTGCCCACAGCAACAACAGCATCAACGAAAACAAATACAACAACATGAAGCTGATGAAGTCTTCGCCAGTGTACAAGCTGAAGAAGATCTTGAAGCCGATCGCCGCTTTGCTCAAGTCGAAAAAGGAAGCCAAGCGAATCAAGGACACCCAGGAACAGTTTTACTACGTTCCAGAACAGAACTTTGTACCGGATTACGACTACGATAACGATGCCAACGAGCGTTTGGAAGCCCAGCTCTTGTCGGAAATCGCAGAGTGCCATGCCAATGCAGCCATCATTGTTTACGAGGATAATCAGGTTCAAATCCAACCAGTTGAACCCGAGGAACAATACGTCCCAGTGCACTTTGCCCGCACCGAAGCCGGTACCTTCTTCTGGACCACGATGGCCCGCGAAGCCGACAGTGATCTGATCCAACCGTGCCATTGCTTCTCCGATCACCAAGTTCCACAGCAGGAATTCTGCGATAGATGGGCTCAGGCTTAA